Proteins from a single region of Apium graveolens cultivar Ventura chromosome 7, ASM990537v1, whole genome shotgun sequence:
- the LOC141674296 gene encoding uncharacterized protein LOC141674296 → MSNLTKLEFNALDVTGKNYLAWILDAEIHLSAMGLGDTIKEGNKTSEQDKAKSMIFLRHHLDEGLKTEYLTIKDPSTLWKDLKERYDHQKTVILPKARYDWLHLRLQDYKSVSEYNSAMFKITSQLKLCGENITDKDMLEKTYSTFHANNMLLQQQYREYGFTKYSELIYVLLLAEQNNELLMKNHQARPTGSTPFPEVNTVTNNEYRDNKSFGRGRGHGYGRGRGHERARGRGFGRGRGRSNQQNPPNFKRKSYFQKRATNEEKPEGSTMVKRGESTCSRCGMKGHWRSTCRTSKHFVDLYLASLKNVETNFTEQNDPLGIAYLESHLGSDNQVDPSGFTHMEVGDFFEDIDVNMPKFGGDEHN, encoded by the coding sequence ATGTCGAATCTTACAAAACTTGAGTTCAACGCACTTGATGTCACCGGCAAAAATTATTTGGCATGGATTCTTGATGCTGAAATCCATCTTAGTGCAATGGGTCTCGGTGACACCATAAAAGAGGGAAATAAAACCTCTGAACAAGACAAGGCAAAATCCATGATATTTCTTCGCCATCACCTTGATGAAGGATTGAAAACTGAATATCTGACTATTAAAGATCCATCAACTCTTTGGAAGGATCTCAAAGAAAGATATGACCACCAGAAAACGGTGATACTTCCTAAAGCTCGCTATGATTGGCTACACTTGCGATTGCAAGATTATAAAAGTGTGAGCGAGTATAACTCTGCCATGTTTAAAATTACATCTCAATTGAAATTATGTGGCGAGAATATCACCGACAAAGATATGTTGGAAAAAACATATTCCACTTTCCATGCCAACAATATGCTTTTGCAGCAACAATACCGTGAATATGGATTCACGAAATATTCTGAGCTGATTTATGTCTTGCTGCTTGCTGAACAAAATAATGAACTTTTGATGAAAAATCATCAAGCACGTCCAACTGGCTCAACCCCATTCCCTGAAGTGAATACGGTGACTAACAATGAATATAGAGATAATAAATCATTTGGACGTGGGCGTGGGCATGGATATGGACGTGGACGTGGGCATGAACGTGCTCGTGGTCGTGGTTTTGGGCGTGGTCGAGGCCGTAGTAATCAACAAAATCCTCCGAACTTTAAAAGAAAATCTTACTTCCAGAAAAGGGCAACAAATGAGGAGAAACCCGAGGGAAGTACGATGGTTAAAAGGGGTGAAAGTACTTGTAGTCGTTGTGGAATGAAAGGTCATTGGAGAAGTACATGTCGTACCTCCAAACACTTTGTTGACCTATATCTGGCATCTTTAAAAAATGTTGAAACTAATTTCACTGAACAGAATGATCCTTTGGGGATCGCCTATCTTGAATCACACCTCGGAAGTGACAATCAAGTTGATCCTTCGGGCTTTACTCACATGGAAGTTGGTGATTTCTTTGAAGATATTGATGTGAACATGCCTAAATTTGGTGGTGATGAGCATAATTAA
- the LOC141672715 gene encoding uncharacterized protein LOC141672715 has translation MFKKFSSEEVSGQNQVKASVQRRIRQSITDEYPGLEPVMDDLLPKKSPLIVVKCQNHLNLVVVNNVPLFFNMRDGPYMPTLRLLHQYPDIMKKLQVDRGAIKFVLSGANIMCPGLTSPGGYLDEEVAAERPVALMAEGKQHALAIGFTKMSAKDIKAINKGIGVDNMHYLNDGLWKMEKLE, from the exons ATGTTTAAAAA GTTCTCATCTGAGGAGGTATCTGGACAAAATCAAGTTAAGGCATCCGTGCAGCGAAGAATCCGGCAAAGTATTACGGATGAG TATCCAGGGCTTGAACCTGTCATGGATGATTTACTTCCTAAGAAGTCCCCTCTCATTGTTGTGAAATG CCAGAATCATCTGAATCTAGTCGTGGTCAATAATGTGCCATTGTTTTTCAACATGCGTGATGGACCTTACATGCCGACACTGCGACTTCTTCATCAGT ACCCAGACATAATGAAGAAGTTACAAGTAGACAGGGGGGCAATCAAATTTGTTCTTTCAGGTGCTAACATAATGTGTCCAGGGCTTACATCTCCTGGGGGTTATTTGGATGAAGAAGTTGCTGCAGAAAGACCTGTG GCCCTGATGGCTGAAGGAAAGCAACACGCTCTTGCTATTGGATTTACTAAAATGTCAGCAAAAGACAT AAAGGCTATCAATAAAGGAATTGGTGTGGATAACATGCATTATCTAAATGACGGTCTCTGGAAG ATGGAAAAACTAGAGTGA
- the LOC141671664 gene encoding uncharacterized protein LOC141671664 isoform X1: MSFSLLIRRPSNYKHLYIYTLSPYISSQTPNFSSFSPTETLIIPNSPPPIPPKPTSLSARMSFVFDQIDAIEKERSHKDQTLQRIRAWRESKNKQNSDGNVGNNENGVIGVSEVEERKNGGLMTKEVELVHPWPEWIELMERLVQQNYFDHKRKDEDKMIQDLGFKMEEVVDQGFDFTRDWKTVQTACLNFGKDRFDIFRSLSRQDIQVLVGHGCPSTDKKVVFSAKLLRKHVHLDEGDVCSSCSLRSSCERGYLLTNKEDEARTIDIMRVLLTYGFDPVNGSVVNESILKIKSVKTVVRKLLHHVVRLSAVPIDPNLPPPVIKRPPPKVKQPPPPPRRRVGRDDIEMKKGDWLCPKCDFMNFAKNSICLQCDSNRPKRQLLPGEWECPECNFLNYRRNVVCFHCECKRPPDEYTENKMQEKQHGSKTRLEKISARKDSWNFDFDDNESDGADVASFEYADFHKLNEDFPEARWDERDNSRRSEDGFQTSNMPLRAPEREYSDLGRKQPGTGFDDFDDEEDDLESYELDNQTRDQGRGTGTVDFSEIEPDSESDETEAPNERLSATRRTGFPRNAKAPRPMHRNAAFSGSEGDELDFDSDQDIPVHPNWKSSHAANSQRRLRGRATNNFDSDEDIGLSSGSEDENNHRSRNAKGNKREPKRRDFGRRASHSSEDFSGFESDEEDVKSHRDKGNRESFDRRKNMSMGRGSFDGSGRSGFKSRSMMGDRSRSSRDKFERPSHGPRGNDRGFNRDDSDGHARFDGSERSGFKSRSMMGDRNRPSREKFERPSRGARGSDRGFDPDDYNDRRKGSGGDLRNFNSPRRESFGKDKRGRNNIDNRATAGGSDSYFGEERQRRPRNNVR, encoded by the exons ATGTCTTTCTCACTCTTAATTCGCAGGCCCTCCAATTACAAACACCTTTACATATACACTCTTTCTCCTTACATCTCTTCTCAAACACCCAATTTCTCTTCTTTTTCTCCCACTGAAACCCTAATTATACCCAATTCACCCCCACCCATTCCCCCCAAACCCACTTCCCTCTCCGCCCGTATGAGTTTTGTATTCGATCAAATCGATGCCATCGAAAAAGAACGCTCCCACAAAGACCAAACCCTCCAGCGCATTCGCGCTTGGCGTGAGTCGAAAAATAAGCAAAATAGTGATGGGAATGTGGGTAATAATGAAAATGGGGTAATTGGGGTTAGTGAGGTGGAGGAGAGGAAAAATGGGGGGTTGATGACTAAGGAAGTGGAGTTGGTGCATCCGTGGCCCGAGTGGATCGAATTGATGGAGAGATTAGTGCAGCAGAATTATTTTGATCATAAGAGGAAAGATGAGGATAAGATGATTCAGGATTTGGGGTTTAAGATGGAGGAAGTTGTTGATCAGGGTTTTGATTTTACCAGAGATTGGAAgactgtgcagactgcttgtcTTAATTTCGGGAAGGATCGGTTTGATATTTTTAG GTCATTATCGAGACAGGATATCCAAGTGTTGGTTGGTCATGGATGTCCTAGCACAGACAAGAAGGTTGTTTTTTCTGCCAAATTGTTGAGAAAGCATGTCCATCTTGATGAGGGCGAC GTTTGTAGCTCATGTAGTTTGAGGAGTTCTTGTGAAAGGGGATATCTGCTAACAAACAAGGAGGATGAGGCAAGAACCATTGATATTATGCGTGTCCTGTTGACGTATGGCTTTGATCCAGTGAATGGATCAGTTGTGAATGAGTCCATTCTGAAGATAAAATCTGTCAAAACTGTAGTTCGTAAATTACTTCATCATGTCGTAAGATTGAGTGCAGTTCCCATTGACCCAAATCTTCCTCCACCTGTCATTAAGAGACCTCCACCAAAAGTGAAGCAACCACCTCCCCCTCCAAGAAGACGGGTTGGACGTGATGATATTGAGATGAAAAAAGGAGACTGGCTTTGTCCAAA GTGCGATTTTATGAATTTTGCAAAGAATTCGATATGCCTGCAATGTGATTCCAATCGTCCAAAAAGACAACTTCTTCCAGGAGAATGGGAATGTCCTGA GTGTAATTTCTTGAATTATAGGAGGAATGTGGTATGTTTTCACTGTGAGTGCAAGCGGCCACCTGATGAATATACGGAGAACAAAATGCAAGAAAAGCAACATGGTTCTAAGACAAGGCTCGAGAAGATTTCCGCACGGAAGGACTCTTGGAATTTTGACTTTGATGACAACGAGTCTGATGGAGCAGATGTTGCTTCTTTCGAGTATGCAGATTTTCATAAACTTAATGAAGATTTCCCTGAAGCTAGATGGGATGAAAGAGATAATAGTAGAAGATCTGAAGATGGGTTTCAGACAAGCAACATGCCTCTAAGAGCACCTGAAAGAGAATACTCAGATCTCGGCCGTAAGCAGCCTGGAACAGGTTTCGACGATTTTGATGATGAAGAAGACGATCTGGAGAGTTACGAGTTAGATAACCAGACTAGGGACCAAGGACGGGGAACTGGTACTGTTGACTTCTCCGAGATTGAGCCTGATTCTGAAAGTGATGAGACTGAGGCCCCTAATGAAAGGTTGAGTGCTACAAGGAGAACCGGTTTTCCTAGAAACGCTAAGGCACCGAGGCCAATGCATCGAAATGCAGCTTTCTCAGGATCTGAAGGCGATGAATTAGATTTTGATTCAGACCAAGATATTCCAGTTCACCCGAACTGGAAATCCAGTCATGCTGCTAACTCGCAACGAAGACTTAGAGGTAGAGCAACGAACAATTTCGACTCAGATGAAGACATTGGGCTCAGTTCTGGCTCCGAAGATGAGAATAATCATCGATCTAGAAATGCAAAAGGAAATAAACGGGAACCTAAAAGAAGGGATTTCGGAAGGAGAGCTAGTCACAGCTCTGAAGATTTCTCTGGATTCGAGTCTGATGAGGAAGATGTAAAATCTCATAGAGACAAAGGCAATAGAGAAAGTTTTGATAGAAGGAAAAACATGTCAATGGGCCGTGGAAGTTTTGATGGATCTGGAAGATCTGGATTCAAGTCCCGCAGTATGATGGGTGACCGAAGTCGATCTTCTAGAGACAAGTTTGAGAGACCATCTCATGGACCTCGTGGTAATGATAGAGGATTCAACAGGGATGACTCTGACGGGCATGCTAGATTCGATGGATCTGAAAGATCTGGATTTAAATCTCGCAGTATGATGGGTGACAGAAATCGTCCTTCCAGGGAAAAGTTTGAGAGACCATCTCGTGGGGCTCGTGGTAGTGATAGAGGATTTGATCCGGATGACTACAATGATCGTAGAAAGGGTTCTGGTGGTGATTTGCGAAATTTTAACAGCCCCAGGAGAGAGAGCTTTGGTAAAGACAAACGAGGTCGGAATAATATTGATAACAGGGCTACGGCAGGAGGCTCAGATAGTTACTTTGGGGAAGAAAGGCAGCGCAGACCTCGTAACAATGTAAGGTGA
- the LOC141671664 gene encoding uncharacterized protein LOC141671664 isoform X2 gives MSFVFDQIDAIEKERSHKDQTLQRIRAWRESKNKQNSDGNVGNNENGVIGVSEVEERKNGGLMTKEVELVHPWPEWIELMERLVQQNYFDHKRKDEDKMIQDLGFKMEEVVDQGFDFTRDWKTVQTACLNFGKDRFDIFRSLSRQDIQVLVGHGCPSTDKKVVFSAKLLRKHVHLDEGDVCSSCSLRSSCERGYLLTNKEDEARTIDIMRVLLTYGFDPVNGSVVNESILKIKSVKTVVRKLLHHVVRLSAVPIDPNLPPPVIKRPPPKVKQPPPPPRRRVGRDDIEMKKGDWLCPKCDFMNFAKNSICLQCDSNRPKRQLLPGEWECPECNFLNYRRNVVCFHCECKRPPDEYTENKMQEKQHGSKTRLEKISARKDSWNFDFDDNESDGADVASFEYADFHKLNEDFPEARWDERDNSRRSEDGFQTSNMPLRAPEREYSDLGRKQPGTGFDDFDDEEDDLESYELDNQTRDQGRGTGTVDFSEIEPDSESDETEAPNERLSATRRTGFPRNAKAPRPMHRNAAFSGSEGDELDFDSDQDIPVHPNWKSSHAANSQRRLRGRATNNFDSDEDIGLSSGSEDENNHRSRNAKGNKREPKRRDFGRRASHSSEDFSGFESDEEDVKSHRDKGNRESFDRRKNMSMGRGSFDGSGRSGFKSRSMMGDRSRSSRDKFERPSHGPRGNDRGFNRDDSDGHARFDGSERSGFKSRSMMGDRNRPSREKFERPSRGARGSDRGFDPDDYNDRRKGSGGDLRNFNSPRRESFGKDKRGRNNIDNRATAGGSDSYFGEERQRRPRNNVR, from the exons ATGAGTTTTGTATTCGATCAAATCGATGCCATCGAAAAAGAACGCTCCCACAAAGACCAAACCCTCCAGCGCATTCGCGCTTGGCGTGAGTCGAAAAATAAGCAAAATAGTGATGGGAATGTGGGTAATAATGAAAATGGGGTAATTGGGGTTAGTGAGGTGGAGGAGAGGAAAAATGGGGGGTTGATGACTAAGGAAGTGGAGTTGGTGCATCCGTGGCCCGAGTGGATCGAATTGATGGAGAGATTAGTGCAGCAGAATTATTTTGATCATAAGAGGAAAGATGAGGATAAGATGATTCAGGATTTGGGGTTTAAGATGGAGGAAGTTGTTGATCAGGGTTTTGATTTTACCAGAGATTGGAAgactgtgcagactgcttgtcTTAATTTCGGGAAGGATCGGTTTGATATTTTTAG GTCATTATCGAGACAGGATATCCAAGTGTTGGTTGGTCATGGATGTCCTAGCACAGACAAGAAGGTTGTTTTTTCTGCCAAATTGTTGAGAAAGCATGTCCATCTTGATGAGGGCGAC GTTTGTAGCTCATGTAGTTTGAGGAGTTCTTGTGAAAGGGGATATCTGCTAACAAACAAGGAGGATGAGGCAAGAACCATTGATATTATGCGTGTCCTGTTGACGTATGGCTTTGATCCAGTGAATGGATCAGTTGTGAATGAGTCCATTCTGAAGATAAAATCTGTCAAAACTGTAGTTCGTAAATTACTTCATCATGTCGTAAGATTGAGTGCAGTTCCCATTGACCCAAATCTTCCTCCACCTGTCATTAAGAGACCTCCACCAAAAGTGAAGCAACCACCTCCCCCTCCAAGAAGACGGGTTGGACGTGATGATATTGAGATGAAAAAAGGAGACTGGCTTTGTCCAAA GTGCGATTTTATGAATTTTGCAAAGAATTCGATATGCCTGCAATGTGATTCCAATCGTCCAAAAAGACAACTTCTTCCAGGAGAATGGGAATGTCCTGA GTGTAATTTCTTGAATTATAGGAGGAATGTGGTATGTTTTCACTGTGAGTGCAAGCGGCCACCTGATGAATATACGGAGAACAAAATGCAAGAAAAGCAACATGGTTCTAAGACAAGGCTCGAGAAGATTTCCGCACGGAAGGACTCTTGGAATTTTGACTTTGATGACAACGAGTCTGATGGAGCAGATGTTGCTTCTTTCGAGTATGCAGATTTTCATAAACTTAATGAAGATTTCCCTGAAGCTAGATGGGATGAAAGAGATAATAGTAGAAGATCTGAAGATGGGTTTCAGACAAGCAACATGCCTCTAAGAGCACCTGAAAGAGAATACTCAGATCTCGGCCGTAAGCAGCCTGGAACAGGTTTCGACGATTTTGATGATGAAGAAGACGATCTGGAGAGTTACGAGTTAGATAACCAGACTAGGGACCAAGGACGGGGAACTGGTACTGTTGACTTCTCCGAGATTGAGCCTGATTCTGAAAGTGATGAGACTGAGGCCCCTAATGAAAGGTTGAGTGCTACAAGGAGAACCGGTTTTCCTAGAAACGCTAAGGCACCGAGGCCAATGCATCGAAATGCAGCTTTCTCAGGATCTGAAGGCGATGAATTAGATTTTGATTCAGACCAAGATATTCCAGTTCACCCGAACTGGAAATCCAGTCATGCTGCTAACTCGCAACGAAGACTTAGAGGTAGAGCAACGAACAATTTCGACTCAGATGAAGACATTGGGCTCAGTTCTGGCTCCGAAGATGAGAATAATCATCGATCTAGAAATGCAAAAGGAAATAAACGGGAACCTAAAAGAAGGGATTTCGGAAGGAGAGCTAGTCACAGCTCTGAAGATTTCTCTGGATTCGAGTCTGATGAGGAAGATGTAAAATCTCATAGAGACAAAGGCAATAGAGAAAGTTTTGATAGAAGGAAAAACATGTCAATGGGCCGTGGAAGTTTTGATGGATCTGGAAGATCTGGATTCAAGTCCCGCAGTATGATGGGTGACCGAAGTCGATCTTCTAGAGACAAGTTTGAGAGACCATCTCATGGACCTCGTGGTAATGATAGAGGATTCAACAGGGATGACTCTGACGGGCATGCTAGATTCGATGGATCTGAAAGATCTGGATTTAAATCTCGCAGTATGATGGGTGACAGAAATCGTCCTTCCAGGGAAAAGTTTGAGAGACCATCTCGTGGGGCTCGTGGTAGTGATAGAGGATTTGATCCGGATGACTACAATGATCGTAGAAAGGGTTCTGGTGGTGATTTGCGAAATTTTAACAGCCCCAGGAGAGAGAGCTTTGGTAAAGACAAACGAGGTCGGAATAATATTGATAACAGGGCTACGGCAGGAGGCTCAGATAGTTACTTTGGGGAAGAAAGGCAGCGCAGACCTCGTAACAATGTAAGGTGA